A genomic stretch from Pyxidicoccus xibeiensis includes:
- a CDS encoding glycoside hydrolase family 88 protein — translation MAATCVLTAGQAWAFDEAAADRALQFAREQLARTSTSPDIPPHQYPKNTVDNRTWKLVAADNRVDWIQGFYPGLLWYMYEAEEDPVWRERADARTRPTEVQKTNTQTHDLGFKFFPSFGNAYRLTGEAYYRDVLLTAAGSLAQRFHAPSGVINCCDWNREWKVPLVTDTMMNLELLFWAAENGGDPAWKDMALSHALVTLRDMVRPDGGTFHVVDYDAAGNIRSRETFQGHSDPSTWSRGHAWAIYGFTLAYRYTKDPRMLEAAIKVTDYYLDRLPPDSVPYWDMDAPADQRVKDSSAAAVVASALLELHTFVTDAAVKERYHSAALAMLDSLSSSAYLAAGTQSPGILLHGVAFYRTPIKPKGEAIDESLIYGDYYFVEALLRFKQSLAVPLPAPGPPPTTPQPPAPGGAGEGGCASAAPGSTMAAAGLLLWLLATRRKHA, via the coding sequence GTGGCTGCCACCTGTGTCCTCACGGCAGGGCAGGCGTGGGCCTTCGATGAGGCCGCGGCGGACCGGGCCCTCCAGTTCGCACGGGAGCAGCTGGCCCGAACGTCCACGAGCCCGGACATCCCGCCGCACCAGTACCCCAAGAATACGGTCGACAACCGCACCTGGAAGCTCGTCGCCGCGGACAACCGCGTCGATTGGATTCAGGGGTTCTACCCGGGCCTGCTCTGGTACATGTACGAGGCGGAGGAAGACCCCGTCTGGCGGGAGCGGGCGGACGCGAGGACGCGGCCCACCGAGGTCCAGAAGACCAATACCCAGACGCATGACCTGGGGTTCAAGTTCTTTCCCAGCTTTGGCAATGCCTACCGCCTGACGGGGGAGGCCTACTATCGCGACGTGTTGCTGACGGCGGCCGGCTCGCTGGCGCAGCGCTTCCATGCGCCCTCGGGGGTCATCAACTGCTGTGATTGGAACCGCGAGTGGAAGGTTCCGCTCGTCACCGACACGATGATGAACCTGGAGCTGCTCTTCTGGGCGGCCGAGAACGGTGGCGACCCCGCCTGGAAGGACATGGCGCTGAGCCATGCGCTGGTGACCCTGCGCGACATGGTCCGGCCGGACGGCGGCACCTTCCATGTCGTGGACTACGACGCCGCGGGCAACATCCGCTCGAGGGAGACCTTCCAGGGGCACTCAGACCCCTCGACCTGGTCGCGCGGACATGCGTGGGCCATCTACGGCTTCACCCTGGCCTACCGGTACACGAAGGACCCGCGCATGCTGGAGGCGGCCATCAAGGTGACGGACTACTACCTGGACCGGTTGCCCCCGGACTCCGTTCCGTACTGGGACATGGACGCGCCCGCGGACCAGCGGGTGAAGGACTCCTCGGCGGCGGCCGTCGTGGCCTCGGCGCTGCTGGAGCTGCACACCTTCGTCACGGACGCGGCCGTGAAGGAGCGGTACCACTCGGCGGCCCTGGCGATGCTCGACAGCCTCAGCTCATCGGCCTACCTGGCCGCCGGCACGCAGAGCCCCGGCATCCTGCTGCATGGCGTGGCGTTCTACCGCACGCCCATCAAGCCCAAGGGCGAGGCCATCGACGAGAGTCTCATCTACGGCGACTACTACTTCGTCGAGGCGCTGCTGCGCTTCAAGCAGTCCCTCGCAGTGCCCTTGCCGGCTCCGGGCCCGCCGCCGACGACCCCGCAGCCTCCCGCACCGGGAGGGGCTGGAGAGGGGGGCTGCGCGTCGGCGGCGCCAGGCTCGACGATGGCCGCGGCCGGGCTGCTGCTCTGGCTGCTGGCCACGCGCCGCAAGCACGCGTAG